The segment ACCAGATCCACCTGGCGGGCGTGCATCATGTCGACGATGTTGGGGTGTCCGTCCTGGACCTTCAGCACCACGTTGCACAGGATGCCGGCGTCGAACAGATCCCGCGCCGTGCCATGGGTGGCGAACAGGTGGAATCCCAGTTTCTGCAGTTGCCGTGCGATGGGTACGATGGTCTGCCGGTCCTTCTTGGTCACGCTGATCACCACGTTGCCCGAGGTAGGCAGCCGGTTGCCCGCAGCCGCCTGGCTCTTGGCGTACGCCTCTCCGAAGCTCCGGCCCATGCCGATCGCCTCTCCGGTGGAGCGCATCTCCGGCCCCAAGGCCGGGTCGACGTTGCTGAACCGGTCGAAGCTGAACACCGCTTCCTTGATGGCCCAGCCGGTGATGCAGTGCCCTTCGGCGAACGTGCCCTCCCTGCCGACCAGTCCCTGGGCGACCAGATCCTCGCCGTTCCACACCCGGACGGCGGCTTCCACCAGGTTGACGCCGCTGGCCTTGCTGATGAACGGTACGGTCCGCGAGCCCCGGGGATTGACCTCGATGATGTACAGCTTGTCCTCCTTGGAGGCGAACTGGATGTTCATCAACCCTTTGACCTGCAGTTCCTGGGCCAGCTTCAGTGCCCATTCCCGCATTTGGGAGAGCACCGACGGGATGGCCTTGTACGGCGGGAACACGGCGGCGCTGTCGCCGGAGTGGATGCCCGCGGCCTCGATGTGCTGCAGAATGCCGCCGATGTAGATGCTCTTGCCGTCGCTGACGGCGTCCAGGTCATACTCGAACGCGTCTTCCAGGAACTGGTCGATCAACACCGGGGCCTTGGGCGTGATCTCCACACCGCTGTGCTCCAGGAAGTCCTGCAGTCCCTCCTCGTCGTCCACGATGAACATCCCCCGTCCGCCCAGCACGAAGGAGGGGCGGAGCAGTACGGGGAAACCCACTTCCAGCGCCTTGGGGATGATCTCGTCCCTGCTGTGGGCCGTCTGGTTGGCCGGGTTGCGAAGTCCGAGTTTCCGGACCACCTGGCTGAACCGTTCCCGGTCGCCTGCCCGGTCCAGTCCGTCCAGACTGGTGCCGATGATGTTGGCCCCGGCGGCCTGGAGGTCATCGGCCATGTTCAGCGGCGTCTGGCCTCCCAGCTGAACGACGACGTTCTTCGTCCCTTCCAGCCGCATGATCTCCTTGACGTGCTCGGCCGTCAACGGTTCGATGTACAGCCGGTCGGAGATGTTGAAGTCGGTGGATACCGTCTCCGGGTTGGAGTTGACCATGATGGTTTTCCTGCCCAGCTTCCGGAACGCCAGGGACGAGAGGGTGCAGCAGGTGTCGAACTCCAGTCCTTGGCCGATCCGGTTGGGGCCGGAAGCCAGGATGATCACGGCATCCTTTCCCAGCGGGGTGGTCTCATCCTTCTCCCCATAGGTGGTGTAGCAGTACGGGGTCAGCGCCTGGAACTCACCGGCGCAGGTGTCCACGTGGTGGGCCACGGCGACGATGCCTTCCCCGGTGCGCATCCGGTACACCGCATCCTCGCTCTGGTGGCTCAGCGTGGCGATCCGTTTGTCGCTCATGCCGTACCGTTTGGCTTCCAGAATCAGCTCTTTGGTCAGCGGTCCTTTGGACAGTTTCTTGTCCATCTCTGCCTGGCGGACCAGCTGATAGAGGAACCAGCGGTCGAAGCCGGTCAGCTTGGAGAGCTCGGGGAGGATGGACGGACCGTGCTCCACGATCATCGTGTAGGCGCTCATCAGCCTGAGGGGATGGGCGCTGTGCAGGATGTGGTCGATCTCATCGTCGGTGTACTTGCCGCCTTCCCGCATGTCGGTCAGTCCTTCGAACTTCCGTTCGCTTGCCCGGATGGCCTTGTTCAGCGCTTCCAGCGCCGTGCGGCCCAGGGCCAGCGCTTCACCCACCGAGCGCATCTGGGTGCCCAGCGCGCTGTAGGGAAGGGGGAACTTTTCCAGTTCGAACCGGGGCACCTTGACGGCGCAGTAGTCCAAGGCCGGCTCGAAGCAGGAGACTGATTTGCCGGTGATCTCGTTGACCACCTCGTCCAGCGTGTAACCGACGGCCAGTTTCGCCGAACATCGGGCGATGGGGAAGCCGGTCGCCTTGCTTGCCAGGGCGGAGGAGCGGGAGACCCGTGGGTTCATTTCGATGACCACCATCTTGCCGGTATCCGGGTTGACGGCGAACTGGACGTTGGATCCTCCGCAGTCCACACCGACGGCCCTGAGGATGTTGATCGACGCGTCCCGCATCGCCTGGTAGGCCTGGTCGTCCAGCGTCTGGATCGGCGCGATGGTGATGGAATCCCCGGTGTGCACGCCCATCGGATCGATGTTCTCGATGGAACAGACGATGATGGCGTTGTCCTTGCGGTCCCGCATCACCTCCATCTCGAACTCCTTCCAGCCGATCAACGACTCCTCCACCAGCGCCTCATGGACCGGGCTGGTCTCCAGAGCGCGCTCAATGCAATCGGTGAACTCGGCGTCGTCATGGGCGATGGATCCGCCAAAGCCTCCCAGGGTGAAACTCGGCCGGATGATCACCGGGTATCCGATGTCGTCCTTCGCCTTCACCCCTTCCTGGATGGTGTGGACCACTTCGCTGCGGGGGCTTTCCAGTCCCAGCGAGCTGACCACCTGCTTGAACTTGCCCCGGTCCTCGGCAAGCTCGATGCTTTTGATGGACGCCCCGATGACCTGCACGTTGTATTTGTCCAGAAGACCCTTGCGGGAGAGCTCCATCGCCAGGTTCAACCCGGTCTGGCCTCCCATCGTCGTCAGGATGGCGTCCGGCCTGTCCCGTTGGAAGATCTGCTCGACGTACTCCGTTTTCAGCGGTTCCAGATAGATGTGGTCGGCGATGCCCGCCGTGGTCTGCACCGTGGCGGGGTTGGGGTTGACCAGCAGTACTTCGTATCCTTCTTCCTTCAGTGCCTTGACCGCCTGTGTGCCGCTGTAGTCGAACTCACACGCCTGTCCGATGACGATCGGCCCGCTGCCCACCACCAGGATCCGATGGATGTCTTCCCGTTTGCTCATACGTTGCCCCCCAGTTGGATGAATCGGTCGAAAATCCAGGACGCGTCATACGGGCCTGGCGAGGCTTCCGGATGGAACTGCACCGACGCGATGCGGCGCCCCTCGTCCATCAATCCTTCGATGGAACCGTCGTTGGCGTTGGTGAACCAGATGGAGACGGAGGATGGCAGGGAGGCGGGGTCGCTCATGAAGCCGTGGTTCTGGCTGGTGACGAACGTCTTGCCGCTCTGGTGGTCATACACCGGGTGGTTCCCGCCATGGTGTCCGAACTTCATCTTCACCGTTTTTCCCCCCAGGGCCCAGGTGATGATCTGGTGGCCCAGGCAGATGCCCAGCACCGGCATCGTGCCGATCAGGCTCCGTACCATCTGGACGGATGGCTGCAGCAGGGCGGGGTCCCCCGGCCCGTTGGAGAGGAACAGCGCCTGGGCGCCGGTCGCCAGGACGTCCTCCTTGCTTGCCGTTGCCGGAAGCAGCGTCACGGCGACGTTCCGCCGGTACAGCTGGCGGATGATGGAGCGCTTGATGCCGTAGTCCACCACGGCGAAGCGGAGGGTGGGGTGTTCCGCTTTCTTGCCGTCGACCAAGGGATCGACCAGGGGGGCTTTGACCGTCACCCCGTCGATCAGATCGCGCTCGGTGATCAGCGGGAAGGCGCGCAACGTCTTGAGAGCGTCGGCTTTTACCTCTTCGGTGACCGGCCCGTCCACCGACAGGATCATGCCGTTCTGGCTGCCTGCCTCGCGCAGATGGAGCGTCAGGCTTCGGGTGTCCACATCGCTGATCATCGGGATCCTCTGGGCTTCCAGGTACTCCTCCAGGCTGATCCGCCCTTCAGGAAGCGGCCCCTGGTACAACTCATGGACGATCATTGCGGTGGCCTTGATGCCGTCACTCTCCGTGAAGGGGGTGTCGCATCCGTAGTTGCCGATCTCCGGATAGGTCATCACCACCATCTGACCGTGATAGGAGGGATCGGTGAGGATCTCCTGGTAGCCCGTCATGCTGGTGTTGAAGACGACTTCCGCGATGGGCGCTTCGGCGCCCTCGGGAACCTGGTAGCCATGTGCGGTCCCTGTCCAACAGGATCCGTCAGAAAGCAGAAGTATGGTATGCTGCATGATTCCTCGTCAAATTGACGATATGATAGCGTAGACAGAAAATTTATGCAACAGTTCTTGCATGAATTTGCAACATACCCGAAGAATCTCTTCGGATATGCAACATTTATGCAACAATCATACGCCAAGCAACTCTTTGGCGATGGTGAAATAGATCACCAGGCTCATCGCGTCGACGATGGTGGTGATCAACGGGGCGGCCATGATGGCCGGATCCACGTGGATCTTCTTGGCCAGAAGCGGCAGCAGTCCACCGATCAACTTGGCCAGCAGCACGGTGAAGAACATCGTCAGCGAGACGGTGAAGGCGATCATCATCGTGACGTTCCGGTAGGTCAGTACGATCCGGATGAAGTTCACCGCGGCCAGGACAAGCCCGACCAAAATGGATACCCGGAGTTCTTTCCACATGATTTTCACCCAGTCCCGGGGTTCCACTTCTCCGACGGCCAGTCCGCGAATGATCAAGGCGGAGGACTGGCTGCCGGCGTTGCCGCCGGTATCGGTCAGCATCGGGATGAACGTGACCAGCAGCGGGATGGCGACGAACGCGTCGGTGAACCGCTCCAGAATGGAGCCGGTGATCATTCCGCTGACCATCAGGATCAGCAGCCAGAGGATCCGGTGCTTGGCCATTTCCACCACGCCGGTCTTCAGATACGGTTTTTCCGACGGTTGCATGGCGGCCATCTTTTCGATGTCCTCCGTCGCCTCGTCCTGCATGACGTCCACGGCGTCATCCACCGTGACGATGCCGACCAGACGGTTCTCCGCGTCCACCACCGGGAGCGCGACGAAATCGTATTTGTTGAACAGCCGGGCGGCCACTTCCTGGTCGTCCGTCGTGGTGACGCTGATGATGTCTTTTTCCATCACGTCCTCGACGTGCTGGTCGTCCTTGGCAAGGAGCAGATCCTTGATGGAGGCCGTTCCTTCCAGATGGTGTTCCTGGTCGGTGACGTAACAGGTGTAGATCGTCTCCTTGTCTTCCCCGGTGGAGCGGATCCTGTCAATCGCTTCCTTGATGGTCAGTTCCCGTTTCAGGTCGACGAACTCACTGGTCATGATCGACCCGACGCTGTCATCCGGATAGCGCAGGTAGTGGTTGATCAACTGGCGGGTTTCCGGTTTGGCGTTGCGCAGTACTTTGCGCACGATGTTGGCCGGCAGTTCCCCGATCATGTCCACGGCGTCATCCACCGACAGATCGTCGATGATGGTGGAAAGCTGCTGGTCATCCAGCGAGTTGATCAACTGCTCCTGGTTCTCGATGGGGAGGTTGGCGAATACGTCGGCCGCGACCTCCTTCTCCAGCAGGCCGAAGACGATCATCACCTGGGGTGGAGGAAGCGCCCCGATGAAGTCCGCGACGTCCACCTCGTTGAGGTGGGTGAGTTTTTCCTTCAGATCGGCATACCGATGATTCTCGGCATCGGCGATCAATGCTTCCTTGTCGTACTGGTAATCTTGCATGGCTTACCCCCTGGATGGAAAAGTGATGGGCGAAGCCGAATAGGGACTCAGATGTGTGGGAAGCCACACAAGTGGTAGTCCAGATTCGAACTTCTGCTGCTCGGTTTCACGGAGGACCTCCTTGTGTGGAATCTGTTCTCCGGTACGGGAGAACGACATCTTTTTATAGCATCATTTGGGGGATGAGGCAACCCAATGGGAAGGGTTTTTCCACAGATCCGGTGGATGTCGGAAAAAGAGAGGGAAAGGAATCGGGGAGAAGATTACAGATCGGTGATCAAGGCATCCCCATGGATGGCGTGCCAGCTCGCCCGGAACCCGTCCACCGCCTTGACGACGGCATCCTGGATCAGTGCCTGGTGCAGCAGGGCAGGGGAGACGGTGCACGCGTCCGCTCCGGCGGCATAGGACGCGATGATCTGCGCCGTTCCTTTCAGACTGGCGGCCAAGATGGTGCAGCCGGCGCTCTTGCGGCTGGAGAGAAGCCGGATCGCCGCCTCAGGATCCTCTCCGTTGGTCTGCATCCGGTTGTAGTACACCGCAAGGGTGCGGGCCCCGGCCATCATGGCAAGGAGTCCCTGCAGCGGAGAGAGGATCGCCGTGGCGGTGATGTTCACCCCTTGGGCGGAAAGGCGCCGGATGGCTTGCAGCCCCGCTTCCGTCACCGGGATTTTGATCCATACGTCATCATCCACTTCGAAGCGGATCCGTTCCGCTTCCTTAACCATCTGGTCGGCCGTATCCCCGACCACCTGGACGTGCAGGCTCCGCTTCGCTCCGATCAGGCCGCGGATCTCCCGGAGGCGTTCGAAGAAATCGATCTCTCCTTCCGCCTGGAAGATCGTCGGGTTGGTGGTGACCCCAAAGACGGGGTAGTCCCTGAGTCCTTCGGTGATTTCCTTCAGATCTGCGGTATCCAGCAACAGTTCCATCTGAGTCCCCTCTTTCCTTTATCACTATACGCCGATTCAGGAAAAAGGGGAGGAAAACCTCACGGTTTCTGGGAAGAGAACCGGATCGGCCCGCTGGTCGATTGGAGGGTGACCTTGACGTTTCCGTCCCCCGCTTTGGTGGCGGGAAGGTCCAACTGGCCGGAGGTGCTGCGCGCCTCAAGCTGGTAATCCGCTTTTTCCTGCACCAGATCGAAGGAGAGATCCCCGCTGGTGGACAGAAGCCGGATGGTACCGCGCTTCATGTCGCTTGCCGCGGTGATGCTTCCACTGGTGGTGTGCAGGTACAGGTCGGAGCCATGGTAGCTGTCCAGCGAAAGAGCGCCGCTGGTGGAGGAGATTTCCGTCTCTTCCCGGTCGGTGACCGATGCCAGGGAGATGTCCCCGTTGGTCGTGGATATCTCGATTTCCTTGGCGGAGAGATCGGCGAGCCGTACTTTTCCGCTGATGGTGCGGATCTCCACGTCATCCTTCACCGACAGGGATGGCAGGTCGACGGCACCGCTCTTTGTGCTGAGGGAAAGCTCGCCCAGCGTGGAGGATTGCGGGATCGTCACGGTCAACGAACCGTTTCTTCCCCCCGAGACGATGATGGAAAGATCCTCGCCATCCCGTTTGGTGGTCGCTTTGCCCGAACCGTGATAGACGAAGGAAAGGTCTGTCGCCTGGGGGTCGGACAGCAACGTGATGTCGTCGCTTTCCGTCCGGATGGAAAGATCGGCGGAATCGGAGAGCGCGAAAGTTTCCGTCATTTTGCTGTTCTGCTTGGTGCGGAGGGCGCCGAACCCAAAGAAGATCGCCAGCGCCGCCACCAGCACCAAAAGGAAGATTTTGTTGGCTTTGGAATCCTTCAGCATCTCATTTCCCCGTGTTGAACCGGTCGTCCCAATCCCGTTCCTTGTCGAACATGTCGTTTTCCATCGTTTCGACCTTTTTCTTCAGGTCGTCGTATTTCCGCTTCAGTTCGTCATCACTGGGCTGCCCGTCCGTATCTGTCCCCTGGTAGCCTTCCGGCTGCATCGGGATGATCAACGAAAGGATCAGGTAGATGATCGCTCCGGGAAACACCCCGGTGAAGATGACGATCAACGCCACGATGATCCTGACCATGTTGGGGTCAAGATCCCGCCATTCGGCAAGTCCGGTGCACAGTCCGAAAATCTTCCCCCTGGGGGACCGATACCATCTGTTTGTCGTCGCTTTTGCCATGATCATGCCTTCTTCTCTTCTTTGCGGCCATCCATGATCGTCTGGATGTTGTCCAGCCGACGCTCCAGGTCGCCGATGCCTTGCTTCAATCGCTCGCGCTCCAGCTCTTTCTGCCTGGCGCGATCCTTTTCCTCTTCCATCTCCTGATGGAGGCGCTTGACCTTCCCCCTGCGGGAGGGTTGGTCCCGGTACTCGCTGTACGTTCCCGGCTCGTATCCTTTGTCCATCTCCGCCATGCGGAGCGCCGCGTCGATCTTCTTTTTCTTGATGTTTTCCTTGGAATCGATGACGACCCAGACGGTGATGCTGCCGAAAATGATGGCGATGATGAACAGCCCGATGTATTCGCTCATTGGGTTATTTCTCCTGTTGTTGTTTCCGTTTCAGTTCCGCAAGCTGCGCGTCGATCTCGTCGGCTTCCTCCAGATCGGAGAACGCCTTCTCCGTATCATGGGCGTGGGATTGTCCGTTCAGATCGTTCATCGCCTGCATCCGGTCGATCCGTTCCTCCATCGTGGTGAAGTGGTCCATCGGATCCTTGTGCATCGTCTCCTGGGCACGGGCCCGTTCGGCTTCCTGTTTTTGCTTTTCGGTAAGGATCTTGTATTTCTTCTTCACCTCGGCGAGCTTCTCTTCCAGTTGGGATATCTCGTTCTGGCTGTCTTTGATCAGACTGTCGTAGTTGGCGATCTCCTCATTGATCCGCTCCTCTTGGGCGACGCACCGTTTCTTTTCCACCAGCGCCTCGCGGGCAAGATCGTCACGAGCCTTGGATACGGCAAGTTCCGCCCGGCTCTGCCAACGGTTCACCGCCGCCTGGACATCGGAGCGCTGCCGATCCAACCGGGTGCGGCTGGCCATCTTGTCAGCGCAGTTGCTCTTGATCTCGATCAGCGTGTCCTCCATCTCCTGGATCATCATCCGGAGCATCTTCTGGGGATCCTCCGCACGATCGAGCAGGCTGTTGATGTTGGCGTTCACGATATCAAGGAATCTTGAAAATACTCCCATGGTTGCTACTCCTTCATCCATCATACAGCAAGAACTGTGCCAAGCGGTTTTCACCGGTTTTTCATCGGTTTTCGGGGCAGGAGATTGGTGTTCTTTGCCATGTGATGGTATAATTCGCCTATCATGGAAGAGATGCAGACCCAGAGCCCGTTAGGGGAAAGCGAAGTGTTCCTGGATTTCCAGGCGAAACTGTCATTGGCCGCCAAGATGAACCGGAGCGTGCTGTTGGTGGGGGAGCGGGGGACCGGCAAGGAGATCGCCGCCCGTCGTCTCCACTACCTTTCCCCCCGGTGGCAGAAGAACCTGGTGACGATCAACTGCGCCGCCCTTCCCCCGTCGTTGATCGAAACGGAGTTGTTCGGCTACGAGCAGGGTGCGTTCACCGGAGCCCAGAAGACCCGCAAGGGGCGGTTCGAGGAGGCGGAAGGAGGGACACTGTTTTTGGATGAGATCGGCCTGATCCCTCTGGAAGTGCAGGAGAAGATCCTCCGGGTGGTGGAATACGGGACGTTCGAGCGGGTCGGCTCGTCGGTGACCCATACCTGTGATGTGCGGATCATCGGCGCCACCAATGCCGATCTCCCCCAGCTGTGCAAGGAAGGAAAGTTCAAGGAAGATCTGCTGGACCGCCTGAGCTTCGAGGTGTTGTTCCTTCCCCCGCTTCGGGAACGGGGGGATGACATCCTGCTGCTGGCCAATTTCTTCGCCGGAAAGATGGCGATGGAGTGCGGAAGGGATGATATCCCCGTCTTCTCCGACGAGGTGAAGGCACAGCTTCGTGCCTATCCCTGGCCTGGCAATGTGCGGGAGCTGAAGAACGTGGTGGAGCGGGCCGTCTACAAGCAGGATAGCCCGGTGATCGACCGTCTGGAGTTCCATCCGTTCACCAATCCGTACGAGAAACCGCAGGAATCGGAACAATCCGCTCCATTGGACTTGATGAACTATGAACAAGCAAAGCAGGAATTTGATATACTGTATCTGAAAAGAGCCCTGGAAGAGGGGCGGGGAAACCAAAAACGGGCTGCGGAATTGCTCGGCCTGACCTACGACCAGTTCCGTGGGTTGTACCGCAAGTACAAGGAGGCGCTTGGATGAGAACAGTTACCAACTACCATTACTACGAGGAGCTGAATCTGACCATCGGGGAAGATGGGGGGAAACTTTCCGTCATCGACTGGGGCCGGCAGATATTCGCCGGGACCAACCAGCAGACTCCGTTGACCGATGAGACGTACCGGCAACTGTGCGATTATTTCGCAGGCAGACGGAAATCATTTGACCTTCCGCTTGAGGTGCATGGCACGGAGTTCGAGATGGCCGTGTGGGCTGAGCTGCAGAAGATTCCGTACGGCAAGACCACCACGTACACCCAAATCGCCCAGGACCTGGGAGACAAGGAAGCACGGCGGGCCGTCGGTATGGCGTGCAACCACAATCCGATCGCCATCGTCATTCCCTGCCACCGTGTCATCGGCGCCGACGGATCGCTTGTCGGTTACGTGGGCACGCTGGACGCCAAGAAAGCGTTGCTCCGTCTGGAACAGAACAACAGCTGATCACCAGATGCAAAGAGGCTGGTCGGCATCCTGTTTGATCAACAGGCTGCCGTATCCTTCCATCGATCCGCACCTGACCAAATCCACCTGATGGATGATCTCTTCTCGACGGTTGATCATCGTGAGGGTATGTCCTTCGGTGGTGATGGACAGCCCGTATCCTGCCGTCTCGTGGATGGAAGTTCCGTCTCCGACGCAATGGAGCGGAAGCGGGGTTGCAGGTGAACGGCCGTTGGCTGAAGAGGGTGACGGCATGCCCGTTTGGGGGGATGGGAAGCTCGAGTACGGTGGTTGGAAGCAACTGGCGGTACTCAGGACTGGTCTCCCCACGCATTTGCTTGGGAATCTCTTTCCCCAACAGGGAGACAGAAAGCGGGCCGCATTGCCACAGAGCCCCATGGTATTGGCA is part of the Sphaerochaeta sp. genome and harbors:
- the carB gene encoding carbamoyl-phosphate synthase large subunit, with the translated sequence MSKREDIHRILVVGSGPIVIGQACEFDYSGTQAVKALKEEGYEVLLVNPNPATVQTTAGIADHIYLEPLKTEYVEQIFQRDRPDAILTTMGGQTGLNLAMELSRKGLLDKYNVQVIGASIKSIELAEDRGKFKQVVSSLGLESPRSEVVHTIQEGVKAKDDIGYPVIIRPSFTLGGFGGSIAHDDAEFTDCIERALETSPVHEALVEESLIGWKEFEMEVMRDRKDNAIIVCSIENIDPMGVHTGDSITIAPIQTLDDQAYQAMRDASINILRAVGVDCGGSNVQFAVNPDTGKMVVIEMNPRVSRSSALASKATGFPIARCSAKLAVGYTLDEVVNEITGKSVSCFEPALDYCAVKVPRFELEKFPLPYSALGTQMRSVGEALALGRTALEALNKAIRASERKFEGLTDMREGGKYTDDEIDHILHSAHPLRLMSAYTMIVEHGPSILPELSKLTGFDRWFLYQLVRQAEMDKKLSKGPLTKELILEAKRYGMSDKRIATLSHQSEDAVYRMRTGEGIVAVAHHVDTCAGEFQALTPYCYTTYGEKDETTPLGKDAVIILASGPNRIGQGLEFDTCCTLSSLAFRKLGRKTIMVNSNPETVSTDFNISDRLYIEPLTAEHVKEIMRLEGTKNVVVQLGGQTPLNMADDLQAAGANIIGTSLDGLDRAGDRERFSQVVRKLGLRNPANQTAHSRDEIIPKALEVGFPVLLRPSFVLGGRGMFIVDDEEGLQDFLEHSGVEITPKAPVLIDQFLEDAFEYDLDAVSDGKSIYIGGILQHIEAAGIHSGDSAAVFPPYKAIPSVLSQMREWALKLAQELQVKGLMNIQFASKEDKLYIIEVNPRGSRTVPFISKASGVNLVEAAVRVWNGEDLVAQGLVGREGTFAEGHCITGWAIKEAVFSFDRFSNVDPALGPEMRSTGEAIGMGRSFGEAYAKSQAAAGNRLPTSGNVVISVTKKDRQTIVPIARQLQKLGFHLFATHGTARDLFDAGILCNVVLKVQDGHPNIVDMMHARQVDLVINTPMGYHARRSDDDIRTAAMRLKIPYTTTTSAAAAAVQAIAYEQEGIYTVRELPQ
- the carA gene encoding glutamine-hydrolyzing carbamoyl-phosphate synthase small subunit; translated protein: MQHTILLLSDGSCWTGTAHGYQVPEGAEAPIAEVVFNTSMTGYQEILTDPSYHGQMVVMTYPEIGNYGCDTPFTESDGIKATAMIVHELYQGPLPEGRISLEEYLEAQRIPMISDVDTRSLTLHLREAGSQNGMILSVDGPVTEEVKADALKTLRAFPLITERDLIDGVTVKAPLVDPLVDGKKAEHPTLRFAVVDYGIKRSIIRQLYRRNVAVTLLPATASKEDVLATGAQALFLSNGPGDPALLQPSVQMVRSLIGTMPVLGICLGHQIITWALGGKTVKMKFGHHGGNHPVYDHQSGKTFVTSQNHGFMSDPASLPSSVSIWFTNANDGSIEGLMDEGRRIASVQFHPEASPGPYDASWIFDRFIQLGGNV
- the mgtE gene encoding magnesium transporter, with the protein product MQDYQYDKEALIADAENHRYADLKEKLTHLNEVDVADFIGALPPPQVMIVFGLLEKEVAADVFANLPIENQEQLINSLDDQQLSTIIDDLSVDDAVDMIGELPANIVRKVLRNAKPETRQLINHYLRYPDDSVGSIMTSEFVDLKRELTIKEAIDRIRSTGEDKETIYTCYVTDQEHHLEGTASIKDLLLAKDDQHVEDVMEKDIISVTTTDDQEVAARLFNKYDFVALPVVDAENRLVGIVTVDDAVDVMQDEATEDIEKMAAMQPSEKPYLKTGVVEMAKHRILWLLILMVSGMITGSILERFTDAFVAIPLLVTFIPMLTDTGGNAGSQSSALIIRGLAVGEVEPRDWVKIMWKELRVSILVGLVLAAVNFIRIVLTYRNVTMMIAFTVSLTMFFTVLLAKLIGGLLPLLAKKIHVDPAIMAAPLITTIVDAMSLVIYFTIAKELLGV
- a CDS encoding fructose-6-phosphate aldolase — translated: MELLLDTADLKEITEGLRDYPVFGVTTNPTIFQAEGEIDFFERLREIRGLIGAKRSLHVQVVGDTADQMVKEAERIRFEVDDDVWIKIPVTEAGLQAIRRLSAQGVNITATAILSPLQGLLAMMAGARTLAVYYNRMQTNGEDPEAAIRLLSSRKSAGCTILAASLKGTAQIIASYAAGADACTVSPALLHQALIQDAVVKAVDGFRASWHAIHGDALITDL
- a CDS encoding DUF4097 domain-containing protein, which translates into the protein MLKDSKANKIFLLVLVAALAIFFGFGALRTKQNSKMTETFALSDSADLSIRTESDDITLLSDPQATDLSFVYHGSGKATTKRDGEDLSIIVSGGRNGSLTVTIPQSSTLGELSLSTKSGAVDLPSLSVKDDVEIRTISGKVRLADLSAKEIEISTTNGDISLASVTDREETEISSTSGALSLDSYHGSDLYLHTTSGSITAASDMKRGTIRLLSTSGDLSFDLVQEKADYQLEARSTSGQLDLPATKAGDGNVKVTLQSTSGPIRFSSQKP
- a CDS encoding PspC domain-containing protein, with amino-acid sequence MAKATTNRWYRSPRGKIFGLCTGLAEWRDLDPNMVRIIVALIVIFTGVFPGAIIYLILSLIIPMQPEGYQGTDTDGQPSDDELKRKYDDLKKKVETMENDMFDKERDWDDRFNTGK
- a CDS encoding PspA/IM30 family protein, which codes for MGVFSRFLDIVNANINSLLDRAEDPQKMLRMMIQEMEDTLIEIKSNCADKMASRTRLDRQRSDVQAAVNRWQSRAELAVSKARDDLAREALVEKKRCVAQEERINEEIANYDSLIKDSQNEISQLEEKLAEVKKKYKILTEKQKQEAERARAQETMHKDPMDHFTTMEERIDRMQAMNDLNGQSHAHDTEKAFSDLEEADEIDAQLAELKRKQQQEK
- a CDS encoding sigma 54-interacting transcriptional regulator yields the protein MEEMQTQSPLGESEVFLDFQAKLSLAAKMNRSVLLVGERGTGKEIAARRLHYLSPRWQKNLVTINCAALPPSLIETELFGYEQGAFTGAQKTRKGRFEEAEGGTLFLDEIGLIPLEVQEKILRVVEYGTFERVGSSVTHTCDVRIIGATNADLPQLCKEGKFKEDLLDRLSFEVLFLPPLRERGDDILLLANFFAGKMAMECGRDDIPVFSDEVKAQLRAYPWPGNVRELKNVVERAVYKQDSPVIDRLEFHPFTNPYEKPQESEQSAPLDLMNYEQAKQEFDILYLKRALEEGRGNQKRAAELLGLTYDQFRGLYRKYKEALG
- a CDS encoding methylated-DNA--[protein]-cysteine S-methyltransferase → MRTVTNYHYYEELNLTIGEDGGKLSVIDWGRQIFAGTNQQTPLTDETYRQLCDYFAGRRKSFDLPLEVHGTEFEMAVWAELQKIPYGKTTTYTQIAQDLGDKEARRAVGMACNHNPIAIVIPCHRVIGADGSLVGYVGTLDAKKALLRLEQNNS